The following proteins are co-located in the Brevibacillus laterosporus DSM 25 genome:
- a CDS encoding energy-coupling factor ABC transporter substrate-binding protein → MKRVAKWKNLLLLALVVVIAVIPLMMIKDSEFGGADGQAEEAIQELAPEYEPWFQPLMEVPGSETESLLFAVQAAIGAGVIGYAIGFFKGRKKNEATREVQE, encoded by the coding sequence ATGAAACGAGTAGCCAAATGGAAAAACTTGTTGTTACTTGCCCTCGTGGTAGTTATTGCTGTCATTCCACTAATGATGATCAAGGACTCGGAATTTGGTGGAGCAGATGGTCAAGCAGAAGAAGCGATTCAGGAGCTGGCACCAGAGTACGAACCATGGTTTCAACCGTTAATGGAAGTACCAGGCTCTGAAACAGAAAGCTTGTTGTTTGCGGTTCAGGCAGCCATTGGAGCTGGTGTGATTGGGTACGCAATTGGATTTTTTAAAGGTCGCAAAAAAAATGAAGCGACACGAGAAGTACAAGAATGA
- the cbiQ gene encoding cobalt ECF transporter T component CbiQ yields MNLWIDRIAYQNRLRDVSARFKAGFAAGMLVLALCADMEIQIAIFIWMSIWIVGYASVPLRSYLIFIGVACLFFISSTPALLIDVQHLSGSANIGLEASWHLITIGDWYVFIDQRNLFVIAKLFSRTLGASACFAFLLLTTPLVQLLDVLRALRVPPIIVELIMLMYRFLFVFFQTAHDLWIAQKARGGHGSFSAQLKDMGRLVSLLFAKSMQRYQQLTYGLLARGFDGDLRVVHMEKEVYVKRYLIEATIGGACCVALIFWHSLL; encoded by the coding sequence ATGAATCTCTGGATCGATCGGATAGCGTACCAAAATCGACTACGTGATGTATCTGCTCGTTTCAAAGCTGGTTTTGCGGCAGGAATGCTTGTGCTTGCTTTATGTGCAGATATGGAAATCCAAATTGCTATTTTTATCTGGATGAGTATCTGGATTGTAGGCTATGCCAGTGTTCCTTTGCGTAGCTATCTTATTTTTATCGGAGTTGCCTGTTTGTTTTTTATTAGTAGTACGCCGGCCTTGTTAATCGACGTACAACACTTGTCTGGCTCAGCCAACATTGGATTAGAAGCTAGCTGGCACTTGATCACAATAGGTGACTGGTATGTCTTTATTGATCAACGTAATTTGTTTGTGATCGCTAAGTTGTTTAGCCGCACATTGGGTGCTAGTGCTTGTTTTGCATTTTTGCTACTAACGACCCCTTTAGTTCAATTGCTTGACGTATTGCGCGCATTACGAGTGCCTCCCATCATTGTTGAACTTATTATGTTGATGTATCGATTCTTATTTGTATTTTTCCAAACGGCACATGATTTATGGATTGCGCAAAAAGCACGTGGTGGGCATGGGAGTTTTTCAGCCCAATTGAAGGACATGGGCCGACTAGTCAGCTTGTTGTTTGCTAAAAGTATGCAACGGTATCAACAATTAACTTATGGTCTTCTAGCGCGTGGATTCGATGGAGATCTGCGAGTGGTTCATATGGAAAAAGAGGTATATGTAAAGCGATATCTCATCGAGGCTACAATTGGGGGAGCGTGCTGTGTAGCTCTGATATTCTGGCACTCCCTGTTATAA
- a CDS encoding energy-coupling factor ABC transporter ATP-binding protein, whose product METLISLEKVSYAYEHKTNSLALKEISLRIPKGKKSVLLGHNGSGKSTLFLQANGIYRPTEGELYYKGEPYRYDRRFLQELRSKVGLVMQDPEHQLLAATVAEDLSYGLCNQGLSVDKVRERVLATAEAFQITEWLHLPLHQLSLGQKKLVTLAGVVVLQPELLLLDEPTAYLDSYHTQLFLTQLEQIYQQGTTVVMSTHDLELAYAWADWVFVMHRGSLLLEGTPQDVFQQKDLLRQVQLGIPLLYTVWEGTQPLLNEEQRATWKAPRTVQEWCSYIERIGMKEKERMLVTKN is encoded by the coding sequence GTGGAAACCTTGATCAGCCTGGAAAAAGTAAGTTATGCCTACGAACACAAGACAAATAGCCTCGCTCTAAAGGAAATCAGTTTACGTATCCCAAAAGGTAAGAAGAGCGTACTTCTCGGACATAATGGTTCGGGGAAATCTACTTTGTTTTTGCAGGCAAATGGTATTTACCGCCCAACAGAGGGTGAGCTGTACTACAAGGGAGAACCATACCGTTATGATCGCCGTTTTTTACAAGAGTTACGTAGCAAAGTAGGATTAGTGATGCAAGATCCGGAGCATCAATTATTGGCGGCTACAGTGGCTGAAGATCTATCCTATGGCTTATGTAATCAAGGCCTCTCCGTAGATAAGGTTCGTGAGCGTGTGTTGGCGACAGCTGAAGCCTTTCAAATAACAGAGTGGTTACACCTGCCATTACATCAGTTAAGCCTAGGACAAAAAAAGCTAGTGACTCTAGCGGGAGTTGTTGTATTACAACCCGAATTACTCCTGCTTGATGAACCAACAGCTTATCTGGATAGCTATCATACACAGCTGTTTCTGACTCAATTGGAACAAATTTATCAGCAAGGTACGACCGTTGTTATGTCTACACATGATTTGGAGCTAGCTTATGCTTGGGCAGATTGGGTTTTTGTTATGCATAGAGGCTCGCTCCTTTTGGAGGGAACTCCACAAGATGTTTTTCAGCAGAAAGATCTTTTACGCCAAGTACAGCTAGGTATTCCTCTACTCTACACTGTCTGGGAAGGTACTCAACCACTATTAAATGAGGAGCAGCGTGCTACGTGGAAGGCACCACGAACCGTACAAGAATGGTGCAGTTATATAGAGAGAATAGGCATGAAAGAAAAGGAACGGATGCTGGTAACGAAAAACTAA
- a CDS encoding HU family DNA-binding protein, translated as MNKTELIAKVAETAELTKKDAGQVVDAVFEAITGALKGGEKVQLMGFGTFEVRERAARKGRNPQSGEEIEIPASKLPAFKAGKELKEAVK; from the coding sequence ATGAACAAGACAGAATTGATTGCAAAAGTAGCTGAAACAGCTGAATTAACAAAAAAAGATGCTGGACAAGTGGTTGACGCCGTATTCGAAGCAATCACTGGCGCACTAAAAGGTGGAGAAAAAGTTCAATTGATGGGCTTTGGTACTTTTGAAGTACGCGAACGTGCTGCTCGTAAAGGCCGCAATCCTCAATCTGGTGAAGAAATCGAAATCCCAGCAAGCAAGCTACCAGCTTTCAAAGCAGGTAAAGAATTAAAAGAAGCTGTTAAGTAA
- a CDS encoding superoxide dismutase, whose amino-acid sequence MNHRIQHLLDWSEWGRQWVDYLRQNPHCAEMKRDLHKFHVAFSEVGRKANYYQDKEDREEEISKLASQAEDIQRHFHDLLRLVQNRKTEEENQEEEKQANPKTRGRFQRHPRVEPPTKPAIIAVMSESTYSNKAVPIGGHTLPPLPYSYDALEPYIDEETMRIHHDILHRNYVNNLNKAEKMMAQARETGNYDLIKFWEGQAAFNGAGHYLHTIFWSVMRPDGGGMPTGELATHINSYFGSFDKFMQQFSQAAEKVEGGGWAILVWSPRSHHLEILQAEKHQNLSQWDVVPLLVLDVWEHAYFLSYRSQRADYIKAWWNVVNWEEVENRFRQASRLRWKPY is encoded by the coding sequence TTGAACCACCGAATACAGCATCTCCTAGATTGGAGCGAATGGGGTCGGCAATGGGTCGATTACCTGCGTCAAAATCCTCATTGTGCTGAAATGAAACGGGATTTGCATAAATTCCATGTGGCCTTTAGCGAAGTGGGGCGCAAAGCCAACTATTACCAAGATAAAGAGGACCGAGAGGAAGAAATTTCTAAATTAGCTTCCCAAGCTGAAGACATTCAGCGGCACTTCCATGACCTCCTCCGTCTCGTCCAAAATCGAAAAACAGAGGAAGAGAACCAAGAGGAAGAAAAGCAAGCCAACCCGAAGACAAGAGGTCGCTTTCAACGGCATCCTAGGGTAGAACCACCCACAAAACCAGCTATTATTGCAGTTATGTCAGAATCAACCTATTCTAATAAAGCCGTTCCGATTGGTGGTCACACCCTTCCACCTCTTCCCTATTCTTATGACGCGTTAGAACCATATATCGATGAGGAAACAATGCGTATTCATCATGATATACTACATCGCAATTATGTTAACAACTTAAACAAAGCTGAAAAAATGATGGCCCAAGCTCGCGAAACAGGAAATTATGACCTAATTAAATTCTGGGAAGGGCAAGCAGCTTTTAATGGTGCTGGGCACTACTTGCATACCATTTTCTGGTCTGTTATGCGTCCAGATGGTGGTGGTATGCCAACAGGAGAACTAGCTACCCATATTAATAGTTACTTCGGATCCTTTGATAAATTCATGCAACAGTTCTCACAGGCAGCTGAAAAAGTAGAAGGAGGTGGCTGGGCTATTCTGGTTTGGTCTCCACGCTCCCATCACTTGGAAATTTTACAGGCGGAAAAACACCAAAATTTATCGCAGTGGGATGTAGTTCCATTACTAGTTTTAGATGTATGGGAGCATGCCTACTTCCTCTCTTATCGTAGCCAAAGAGCTGATTATATCAAAGCATGGTGGAACGTCGTCAACTGGGAAGAGGTAGAAAATCGCTTCCGTCAAGCAAGTCGTCTACGCTGGAAACCATATTAA
- the racE gene encoding glutamate racemase — MNGKETIGIIDSGVGGLTVVKEVMRQLPREKIVYFGDNARCPYGSRDSKEIRTYTNQMIQFVSQFQLKALVIACNTAASVVLHEAKERMNSPVIGVIEPGARAAISASRTGRIGVIGTEMTIRTGAYLKAMRRINPELYTVGMACPAFVPLVEQQRLHTEDARRIITETLKPFRYEELDTLILGCTHYPLLAPLIQEAMGDSIILINSAEETARELSAMLSMQGLLNERQEIEPKQHLFYTSGNKQVFQQIGEEWLECPLNVQQQALEQATSSF, encoded by the coding sequence ATGAATGGAAAAGAAACCATCGGGATTATAGATTCAGGAGTAGGCGGCTTGACCGTAGTAAAAGAAGTAATGCGGCAATTACCGCGTGAAAAGATTGTCTATTTTGGCGATAATGCCCGTTGTCCATATGGTTCACGCGATTCCAAAGAGATTCGCACATATACGAATCAAATGATTCAATTTGTCTCTCAATTTCAATTAAAGGCGTTGGTAATCGCTTGTAATACGGCAGCATCCGTGGTGTTGCATGAAGCGAAGGAACGAATGAATTCGCCAGTTATCGGTGTAATTGAACCAGGAGCACGTGCTGCCATCTCTGCATCTCGCACGGGGCGTATCGGAGTAATCGGTACAGAAATGACGATTCGTACGGGAGCCTATCTAAAAGCGATGCGCCGTATTAATCCGGAGCTGTACACAGTAGGTATGGCATGTCCGGCGTTTGTTCCTTTAGTTGAACAACAGCGCCTACACACCGAAGATGCTCGGCGCATCATCACAGAGACCTTGAAGCCTTTCCGATATGAAGAGCTGGATACATTGATTTTGGGATGCACCCATTATCCTTTGCTTGCACCACTTATTCAGGAGGCAATGGGAGATAGTATTATATTGATTAATTCGGCAGAAGAAACTGCGCGTGAACTCAGTGCAATGTTGTCTATGCAGGGACTTCTGAATGAGCGGCAGGAAATCGAACCAAAACAACATTTGTTTTATACAAGCGGCAATAAACAGGTATTTCAGCAAATTGGAGAAGAGTGGCTGGAATGTCCATTAAATGTACAGCAGCAAGCGTTGGAGCAAGCGACTTCATCATTTTAG
- a CDS encoding MerR family transcriptional regulator: protein MTFFKIDEVTKQVGVTKRTLRYYEEIGLIKPPIRTEGKIRLYSSEDVRDIKKILEAREVLGFSLTELQHFISLKEEMDQAYEKEDEQASIHADRLHELLEQQVDMLTEKMRRMESFRQDLQHMLLEIDKLRQNDKRTT from the coding sequence ATGACGTTCTTTAAAATTGATGAGGTAACCAAGCAGGTTGGAGTAACCAAACGAACATTACGTTATTATGAAGAGATAGGCTTGATTAAACCCCCAATTCGTACGGAAGGTAAAATTCGGCTATATTCCTCAGAGGATGTTCGTGATATCAAAAAGATTTTGGAGGCACGCGAGGTACTTGGCTTTTCTTTAACAGAGCTTCAACATTTTATCAGTTTGAAGGAAGAGATGGATCAAGCGTATGAAAAAGAAGACGAACAAGCGTCAATCCATGCTGATAGGCTCCATGAACTATTAGAGCAGCAGGTGGATATGTTAACGGAAAAAATGAGACGAATGGAATCTTTTCGTCAAGACCTTCAGCATATGCTTCTCGAGATAGATAAGCTTCGGCAGAACGACAAGCGAACAACATAG
- a CDS encoding MFS transporter, whose amino-acid sequence MEFTQSNRKRARIITVLATFFAFMGIGVVDPILPVIAEQIHATHWQVEMLFTAYIFTMAIMMLPSGILAVRLGDKKLMTIGLAIVTVFSLLCAMSSSIVGLSWFRAGWGLGNSMFFATAMTLLIALSDEVSGAVGMYEAAIGLGMAGGPLVGGLLGGFAWNYPFFATSFFIFCALLLVIFFVNEPSKKQERKTAGMKELLSLLTYRPFMQGALSGMLYYYCFFVILAYSPLILHLTAIQLGFVFFGWGLMLAYGSAVLSHKLEALFPYKALIRYGLLALAVILIGLFAIPSITFKIILIIVSGLVLGLNNALYSSYVMEISPFERAITSGVYNFVRWLGAAIAPLLSGVIGHAIAPQAPFAVAVIMSVAAIIIISINIASKEKSV is encoded by the coding sequence ATGGAGTTTACTCAGAGTAATCGAAAACGTGCACGTATCATCACGGTGCTAGCCACTTTTTTTGCATTTATGGGAATAGGAGTAGTTGATCCCATTCTTCCAGTCATTGCCGAACAAATCCATGCGACTCATTGGCAAGTAGAGATGTTATTTACCGCCTATATTTTTACCATGGCCATTATGATGTTGCCATCTGGTATTTTAGCTGTGCGTTTAGGGGATAAAAAATTAATGACGATTGGTTTAGCGATTGTCACTGTTTTTTCGTTGTTGTGTGCAATGTCCTCATCTATTGTAGGATTATCTTGGTTTCGTGCGGGATGGGGATTGGGAAACTCGATGTTTTTTGCTACAGCGATGACGTTACTAATTGCCCTATCGGATGAGGTGAGTGGTGCTGTTGGAATGTATGAAGCAGCGATTGGATTAGGAATGGCTGGGGGTCCTTTAGTAGGTGGTCTATTAGGTGGTTTTGCGTGGAATTATCCATTCTTTGCTACTTCTTTCTTTATTTTTTGTGCACTGCTTCTTGTCATTTTTTTTGTCAATGAACCATCCAAAAAACAAGAGCGCAAAACAGCGGGTATGAAGGAACTTCTAAGCCTCTTAACCTACAGACCGTTTATGCAAGGTGCTTTGTCAGGTATGTTGTATTATTATTGTTTCTTTGTTATTTTGGCCTACTCGCCGCTTATTTTACATTTGACTGCCATTCAATTAGGTTTTGTGTTTTTTGGATGGGGATTAATGTTAGCGTATGGATCAGCGGTTCTTTCCCATAAGCTAGAGGCGCTATTTCCCTATAAAGCATTGATTCGCTATGGATTACTTGCTTTAGCGGTTATTTTAATCGGCTTATTTGCTATTCCTAGCATTACATTTAAAATTATACTTATTATTGTCTCAGGATTGGTACTTGGATTAAATAATGCCCTATATTCTAGCTATGTCATGGAAATCTCCCCATTTGAACGGGCTATTACCTCTGGTGTGTATAACTTTGTACGTTGGTTAGGAGCGGCGATAGCTCCCCTATTATCAGGAGTAATTGGACATGCAATTGCACCACAAGCTCCATTTGCGGTAGCAGTAATCATGTCGGTTGCTGCGATTATCATCATCAGTATAAACATCGCTTCTAAAGAGAAATCTGTCTAA